From the genome of Hyphobacterium sp. CCMP332:
ATGGTTTTTATAGCTCATGGGGAATTGTTAGGCGGCGCCGGGGAGGGCGGCAAGCGGCCGATGATGAATGGCCCGTCGTTTTCCACCGCGTCTTCCTCCGGCTTGACCGGAGGGTCTCAATTTGGATGGATGCCCGGATCACCCACTTTCGCGAGTGCAGGCAAGTCCGGGCACCCCGGTAGAGTTGATCAGCCATCCTTCGAGGCTCGCATTCGCTCGCACCTCAGGATGAGGTGAATGGATGGCAATACGGTTGTCTACCTCATGGTGAGTTGCCCGCCACAGGTGGGCCTCGAACCACGCATTAGAGCAATCCCAGAGACTTGAAGCTCGCCGTGGTCTGCCGGCCAATGATCAGATGATCGTGGACCACGATGTTGAAGGGCTTGGAGGCGTCGACAATGGTTTTGGTGATCTCCACATCCGCGGCCGAAGGCGTCACGTCTCCGGATGGATGATTGTGCACCAGAATGATGGCGCTGGCCTCCACGGCGAGGGCGCGTTTCACCACTTCACGCGGATAGACCGGGGCCTGATCGACCGTGCCTTTGGAAATGACTTCATCCGCCATCAGCCGGTTTTTCTTGTCCAGAAACAGCACCCGGAATTGCTCCACGGGCTCATGCTGCATGGCGGTGCGGCAATAGGTGATCAGCGATGACCAGGAAGATATGACGGGCTTGTCCAGCGCGCCTTCCAGCGCCATTCGCGCGGAGGCTGCGTGCAGGAGCTTCAGATCAATGGCAGTTGCTTCACCTACGCCCTTAACCTCACAGAGCTTTTCAATTGAAGCTGCGGTAACGCCTCCGAGGTCGCCAAACTTGGCGATCAGGTCCTTTGCAAGCGGCTTAATATCTTTCTGCGGAATGGAGCGAAACAGAAAGAGTTCGAGGAGTTCATAGTCGGCGAGCGCATCGCCGCCCGCTCTGGCAAAGCGGGCTCTGAGGCGGTCACGATGTCCCGCGTGGTGGGGTGTCGCCGCCTTATCCGCCATGCATCAGGATGGATAGGGCGGGCAATCCAGCCCGGCAGGTGAGGCGGTGAAGATTTCCACGCCGTCCTCGGTGACGCCGACCGAGTGTTCAAACTGCGCCGACAGGGACCGGTCCCGCGTTACCGCGGTCCAGCCATCGGACAGGACCTTGGCGTCCGGACGACCCAGATTCAGCATGGGCTCGATGGTAAAGAACATGCCCGGCTTCAGCTCGACGCCTTCGCCGCGGCGGCCATAGTGCAGCACGTTCGGGCTGTCGTGAAACAGGCGCCCTATGCCGTGGCCGCAGAAGTCCTGCACAACAGAACAGCGATTGGCTTCGGCAATCTCCTGGATCGCGGCCCCGACATCGCCCAGCGTGGCACCGGGTTTGACCTCGGCAATGCCCGCTATCATCGCTTCATAGGTCACTTCAATCAGGCGCTCTGCCTTGCGGCGCGGTTCGCCGACGATGAACATGCGCGATGTGTCACCATGCCAGCCATCCAGCAGAATGGTGACATCGATATTGACGATATCGCCGTCCTTCAGGGGTTTGGGGCCCGGAATGCCGTGACAGATGACGTGATTGATCGAGGTGCAGGAGGATTTCGTATAGCCGCGATAGCCCAGCGTGGCCGGCACGCCGCCCTGCGCAAACATGAAATTGCGCACCGCATCGTCGATTTCTTCGGTTGAGACGCCGGGCTGCACCATGGGGATGATATGATCCAGCGTGGCCGCCGCTGCGTGTCCCGCCTTGCGCATGCCCGCAAAGCCGTCCGCGCCATGCAGCTTGATACGGCCGTCACGCGAAGACTCATTCGCGCTATCGCTTTGAACGTCGTATGCCAGATTCATGACCTGTCCTGTGCCCTGTTCCGCTTCCATATAAACAAAACGCGCGGCGTTTGAAACGCCGCGCGCCTGTCATTCGGCATTCAGGAAATAATACCTAGCGATCAGCACCGTAGAAATCACCGAAGAAATCACCTTCATTCCAGGTGGGTGCGGTATCGTTATTGGCGATCTCGCGCGCAATCAGGAAGTTGATATTGGCGAATTTTGCGCCCTGTTCATACAGGATCACCATTTCCTCGTCGCTATCGGGCTCGTCCGACTGGCGGTGATAATGAGTGTTCAGGAAGCCCATGAAGCCTTCCCCTTCATCCCAGCGCGGATCGGGTGAGGAAAAGCCGGTCATCAGGAAGACGGACGGTATGCCGCGGCGCACGAAATTGTAGTGGTCTGACCGGATGAACAGATTCTGCTCGGGCAGGGGGTCCGGGCTGACCTCGATCCCCATCCGGGCTGCGGCACGCTGCGTGATCGGGCCTAGTGAGGACCGTTCGGCACCGAATGCCACTACATCGGAGAATTCATAGACGATGACCGGCATGTCCAGATTGACATTGGCTACCATCGCATCGGCCGGAACGGTCGGGTGAAAGGCGAAATATTCCGATCCCAGCAGGCCCTGTTCTTCCGCGGCCAGCGCGACGAAGAGCAGCGACCGGCGCGGTGCTTCCGATTGCATGAAAGTGCGCGCCGTCTCCAGCATGATGGCGGAGCCGGACGCATTATCGACGGCGCCGTTGCAGATACGGTCTTCTTCATTGTTGGAACGGCAGCCCGTGGTGGAAACACCCTCCGCATCCGTCACGCCAATATGATCCAGATGGGCCGTAAGGACGACGATTTCGTCGGCCAGTTCGGGATCCGATCCGGGGATCATGCCGACAACATTATTGTCAACGAAGAGGTCGCGCGTGGTTTCCTGCGTCATGGTGACGGTGATATTCAGCGGCATGGACGCCGGTTCGCCCGCCTGCAGGCGGTCGGCCACGTCTTCAAACGTCGTGCCGGAATTGGCGAACAGCGCCTGCGCGCCTTCCAGAGCCACGCCCGCGCCGACCTGCAGGTCGCTATAGGCCGGTTCTGCCCCGACCGGGGCGAGGGCAATTGACGAACCGCTGACCGCGCGCTCTGCAAATCGTGCATATTGTTCGGCGGCCGTCCCGGAAAGCTGGATATAGCCAATGGCGCCGTGACGCGCGGCGGTTTCGCGTTTGGTGGAGGTGCGCTGCTGGTGAGAGCGCTCATCGGACGGCATGATGTCCGGTGCGCCGCCGAAATAGGCGACGATACGGCCTTCAACATCAACGCCTTCATAATCATCATAGCCATGATGCGGAAGGGACAGGCCATAGCCCACGAAAACCACTTCGGCCGTGATCGAGGCTTCATCCAGAACCGGGTGGCCGGCGATGATCAGATCAAATCCGTTTTGCAGGGCAACCGCGTCGTCGCCCTCGCCAATGACCAGCGTGCCGCCCGACGCAACCGGCGTCATGACCTGCATCGGGACTTCGGCAAAATAACCGCCATTGTCGCCAGCCGGCTCCAGCCCGATCAGGCGGTATTGTGAGGCGACATAGTTCGCGGCAATGTCATAGCCATCAGACCCCGCTGCGCGGCCGGCCAGCGCGTCGTGTGCGAGGAAGCGGATATGGGCTTCGATATTTTCCGATGGAATATCGGGAACAAAATCCTCATCAGCCGACTGGGCGCAGGCCGTAGCGGGAATAAGGGCGAACAGGCTGGCGGCAGCCAGACGGGCAAAAGTATTCACGGGGCAGACCTCTTGGACTCGATTTCGTGATTAAAAAATCAATTTCGACGGCACTATAGTCCGGGGAGGCCGGGCATCAATCGCGCTTGCCTAAACTTTCCGTCATCAGAGCGTCCGCAATATCCGGTGAAACCCGGTAATGTTTCACAAGTGCCGGAGACATGCGCGTCGGCCGTCCCGTTCCCAGCTTGAAGCAGACAAGGTCCATCCGGGCGCGGAAAATCGTCTGGCCGCTATCGGCGCGGCGGAATTGATAGCGGCGTTCCGCGCGCAGGCGCCCATCGGATTTGGTGATCCAGACGGCGCAGTCGAGATCGTCGCCCGCATGGCAATGACCCAGATAATCGCATTCGGACCGGACAATCGCCATGCCGTGTTCATAGCGCACGAATTCGGAACGCGGATGCTCCGGAACGTCAAAGTCCCAGTGCGCCCAGGCGGTCTCGTCGCCCCACGTCAGATAGCGCGCATTATTGACGTGGCCGAACTCGTCCTCGTCAGCTGCTGTTGCGGTAATACGGTGAATGAAGGGCGAGGGCAGGTCCCAGCCGTCAAATGTCTTGGCCTTGATCATGACCATTGCCTATATCCGTCGCGGCGAGCGGATGAAAGGGTAGATGATGAGCGATACAAAACAGGTCAGGGCAGCGGTCCTGCTGATTGGCGATGAACTTCTGTCCGGTCGGACGCGTGACATCAATCTCTCTGAAATCGCGAAATTCCTCAGCCCCCTGGGTGTGTCGGTTGCCGAATGCCGGATCGTGCCGGACGAGCCGGACGAAATGGTCGCGGCCATCAATCACCTGCGCGCGAAATATGACTATGTCTTCACAACCGGCGGCATCGGCCCCACGCATGATGACATCACGGCAGACGCGATCGGGGCCGCCTTCGGTCAGACCGTCGATGTCCGCGCCGACGCCTTCGCCATCATCGAGGAATGGTATGAGAAGTCGAAAACGCCGCTGACCGAGAGCCGCAAACGCATGGCGCGCGTGCCGGCGGACGCTGTCCTGATCAGGAACCCGGTCACCGGCGCGCCCGGTTTCCAGACCGGCAATGTCTTCACGCTCGCCGGGGTGCCCAAGATCGCCCGCGCCATGCTGGAGGATGTCGCCCATCGTATCGAAGGCGGGGCCGTCACCCATTCACGCACTGTCGCAACCGGCGGATTGCGTGAAGGCGATCTGGCGGATGGACTGCGGGTTCTGGCCGATGACTATCCAGACGTTTCCATCGGATCCTATCCCTACTTCTTCGAAGGACCGGATGGAGAGATCCGGCGTGGCACCAACCTGGTCGCCCGCGCAACGGATCAGGACAGGCTGGACGAGGTCGTCGAGAAGCTCGCAGACCTCTCCCGCTCTGTCGGCGGCAAGCCCGTGATCGACCCACCGGACGCGAAATAAAAAGGCGCAGGGCGGCGAGGCCCTGCGCCTTTGGACCCAGTCAAGCTGACTTAGGCTTGGACGGCGATTTCGAACATCTGACCGTCGAGGTCACACACGTCGATTTCGACTTCTTCGACAACGCTGCCATCGGCCAGCGTGAAACGGAAATCGTGGAAGCAATGGTCCGTGTCGGCGACGACCAGCGTCGCGATTTCACCACCGGTGCTCAGCGCGCCATCAGCGATCAGATTGTCGCTCCAGCCATCTGTTGCGGATGGAGCGGTATGGATCTCGACCACGTCCTGGCCGGTCGCATTGATGAAGGTGATTGTGCTGGAAAGGCTTTCCGCGATGACCGGGAAAGACAGGGCTGCAGCCATCAGGGCAGATGCAGAAAACAGGGCGAATTTCATGTAACGGCCGTCCTTTCAGAACCACCGGACCGCCCGGCGGCATACTTTCGACCGGCCTGCATCATCTGCCCGAATCGCCCTACCAGCAAGGGAAATCGGCGGCCACACTGGCGTCCGGATTGCGGCGGATTGGCGGCAATCCCGTCTGCCCCTTAATTGCCCCATTCCCGCCCGACGATGGTTCCCTTGCGAGGGAATGTTGAGTCCATCGGGCAGGGGACAAAGGGAAAACCATGACGAAAAAGCTTTTACTCACGACAGTGGCCGGGGCCTTCGCCTTCGCCGCCATGCAGGCCGCGCCGGTCTCGGCCGTCACCGCTCAGGATGACGACGCCCGGCCCGTCGATATTTTCGCGCAATGCCCCACACTGGTCGCCAATCGCGGCTATGGAAGCAACGAGCGCGGACGCGGCGGCTACCGCCCGCAGCCGACCTATGGTTCTGTGCCGCCTCCACCACCTCCGCCTCCAGCGCCGCCACCGCCTCCGCCAGCGATGGTCATGCAGGAAGCCGAGGCAGATCAGGTGGTTGTGACGGGTAGCCGGATCGCGCGCGATGGTGCCGCTGCGAGCGCGCCAGCGACGTATGGCATGGTCGGGCCCCAGACCCGGCCCCAGCCGTTACCCGGTGATATCGACCGTGAACGCTACAGCGATGTCGAACGCAATGATGTGGTGCTCGTTTCCGAAGAGCCGGTCTCAACCTTCTCTGTCGATGTCGATACGGCCAGCTATGCCGTTGTGCGCGACTATCTCACCGACGGAAACATGCCCCCGCGCGATGCCGTGCGGATCGAGGAAATGGTCAATTATTTCGACTATTCCTACGATTTGCCGGAGGATCGGGACGCGCCGTTCGCGGCCAATGTCACCGTCCTGCCAAATCCCTGGAATGAGAATACACAGCTGATGCATATCGGTGTTCAGGGCTATGACATTCCCCGCGAGGAACGCCCGCGTGCTAATCTGGTGCTGCTGGTGGATGTGTCCGGCTCGATGGGTTCGCCAGACAAGCTGCCACTGGCTATCCAGGGTATGCAGATGCTGGTCGAGAATCTCGATGATGACGATACGGTCTCCATCGTGGTCTATGCCGGGGCGGCGGGGGCGATCCTCGAGCCCACGCGTGGATCCGACCGGCATTGCATAAATGCGGCGCTGGGCATGCTGGAAGCTGGAGGCTCGACAGCTGGCGGTGAAGGCCTGCGCCTTGCCTATGATTTTGCCCGCGAACATTTCGACGAAGACGCTGTCAATCGCGTCATGCTTTTGACCGATGGCGACTTCAATGTCGGCATTACCTCGGACGAGCGGCTGGAAGATTTCGTCACCCGCGAACGTGAAAGCGGCGTCTATCTGTCGGTCATGGGTTTCGGACGCGGCAATTATAACGATCAGCTGATGCAGACCTTGGCCCAGAATGGCAACGGCATTGCCGCCTACATTGATACCGAGCGAGAGGCTCGCCGCTTCTTTGTGGAAGAAGCCTCATCCGCGCTCTTTCCCATCGCCAATGATGTGAAGCTGCAGATCGAGTTCAATCCGGCGCTGGTCGCGGAATACCGCCTGATCGGATATGAAACGCGGATGCTCAATCGCGAGGACTTCAACAATGATGAAGTCGATGCGGGCGAGATCGGTTCGGGCCACTCGGTCACCGCGATTTACGAGATCACCGCGCCGGATAGTCCAGCCCTTCTGAACGAGCCGCTGCGCTATGCCGAAGGCGTCGAATCCGAGACCGAATTCTCCAACGAATACGGCTTCTTCCGCGTCCGCTATAAAATGCCGGGCGAGGATGAGAGCCGTTTGATCGAATTCCCGATCACGACCGCCAACGAGGCGGATGGCGTGGATGAGATCAGCGATGATGTCGGCTTTTCGATCGCGGTCGCCGGCTTTGCCCAGCTTCTGCGCGGCGACGAATACATCGCCGACGAGGCGTTCGATTATGCCCGCGTGGCGCGGCTGGCCGATCGCTTTCTGGGAGAGGATGAATTCGGTTATCGCGCGGAATTTGTCAGCCTGGCAGAGGCGGCTGACCGGGCCGATAGCCAGGCGCCCCTGAAACCGGGCGCGCAGGGCCCGGCTCGCTAAATCCACATACGCATGGGCTGAGAAAGCGGCCGCGATGTATGTCGCGGCCGCTTTTCTATTGGGTTGAAGGCGTTAAGAAAGACGTCTGTGCGGACGTGGCGGAACTGGTATACGCAACAGACTTAAAATCTGTCGCCCGTAAGGGATTGAGGGTTCAACTCCCTCCGTCCGCACCAGCCTTCGCTCGCTTGCGCGAGCTTCGGCTGGGCAAGTCAGCACATCGAATTCGAGCGAAGGCTGTCCCGCCGTAGCCTTGGCGGAGGCGGACGACCACATGTGAGCCTCCAAAACCTGATTGGCGCTCTCCTCGAGAGCTTCGGCTGGGCAAGCCAGTGCCCGATTTTGCGGCAGGCCCGCCCCGAAACGAAAGCTCCGGGGCGGGCGTTTTCTAGCGCTGAAAATGCAGCCGCAGCCAGAGCGAACGTCCTTCACCCGGCAAGCGGGTGCCGGCTGCCACATCGGATCCGGCATTACGATTATAACCGGCCAGGTGGCGTTCATAGCGATGATCGAGGAGATTGCTCACGCCTGCCAGAAGCGTTGCACCTTCGCGGATCTGCCAATCGCCTGACACGCCGAAAATGACATAGCCTTCAGTGCTGGCTTCGCTATTTGTGACAGAGACGTCGTCCTGTTCGGCGACGGCGAGCGTTTCCAGACCAGCAGACCAGTTCACCGCCTCCCGTGTAAGCGCCATGCGCAGGCTGGTCGGGGCAATACGATAGAGATTGTCGTCAATATCGCGGCGTTCCCCGCGGACATAGCTGAACACACCCTCCAACCGCCAGTTCTGATCAATGGCGTAACCGAAGTCGAAATCCAGCCCGTAAAGGCGGGCGTCGACATTGGCAAAGCGCAGGGGCGTGGGATCGCCATTCATGTTCGAAACCATCTCGACCGGGGTGTCGATCACACCTGGTGTCGCGTCAAACGGGACGCCCTGGATGTAGTCATCGACGTGCCGCACGAAGGCGGTCGGTCGAAAATAGGCCCCATCCCGGCTCCAGTCGAAACCCGCTTCAACAATGTAGGCAATTTCCGGGTTCAGATTGAGATCGCCGACATAGGTGTTGCCGTCTGCCAGCCCGCCAGAGGCCGGGGTCGGCAGCCAGGCGAACCGCTCCACATAGCCGGCAACGCGCGTTTTTCGCGCCAGCGTTATTCGCCAGGTCACGTTTCCTTCCTGGCGCCAGAACCTTGCGGCAAGATCCAGCGTCTGATCGTCAATATCGCGGTCAGATGCGTTGAAGGCATTGGCCAGCATTCCAGGCATGGCCGGGACCATCGGGCCGGTCCGGGCGAGTCCGGCATTGGCATTGTGGAGATCGGTTCTGAGGCCCAGTTCGGCATCCCATCCCGACACCTCGCCACGCCATTCTACAAATGCGCCGGTGCGCTGCATCTCGACGGCGGGAAAGCTGTCGAGAAAAAAGCCCGCTGCATTGGGATTGGTGATCCGGGTCGCATGATCATCGTCCTGATGGTCAATACCAAAGCGCCATTCAGCAGCGGCTTGCGGCCAGACAGCGTCCAGAGACAGCGTGCGGCTTTCGCTGTTGGCGTAGGTTTCGCGCTGCTGCATGGCAGGCGGCGCGGGCCGGAGATCGAAATTGTTCATGGCGTGATCGACGGCCGTATATCCAGCCTCGAGGCGCAGCGTCATGTCACCCGCCGGAAAAGCATAAAAGCTCCGTGCGAAATCGGTATTGAAATAACGGATATCCATCGCGAAGGGAGGGTTGCCTGTGGCGCCGGTTTCCTGCCGCCGCAGATCAAGGCCGAATTCGTGTCCGTTGGACTGCCAGCCCAACCCGGCACCATAGACGGTGCGCTGGTGCTCGCTACCGCCAATTGTACCGCCGGGATAATCCACATCATTGCCCTCCTCATTCGAGAACAGAATGTGCATCCGCCATGTGTCGCTGGATGTGCCGATAATGCCGCCAGCAGAATGGGATGCGTCCGCCGAGCGGCCGCCAGCGGTCAGATCATAGCGCAGCCGGAAAGCCTCATCGGCAGAGGCAAAATCAACCCGTTTCAGGACGGCATTGACCCCGCCGGCGAGCCCGGGACCATCCGAGACCGGTGAAATACCGCGGTCGACTTCGATCGCAGCCAGCAAAGGGGCAGGCGCATAGTGAAGCGGCGGGTCCATCAGGTTGGGACCGCCAGAGGCAAAATTCTGCCCGTCGATGCGAATATTCAGCCGAGATCCGAAGAGGCCGCGATACTGGACCTGGCCGGACAGGGCACCGTTTCCAATAAGGGCCGCTCCGGGCAAACGGGCCGCGAGCGCGGCCGCGTCCGGACCGGTATCCGGCTCCATATTGGGCTCGATTGCGTCCACCTCCGTCGGCGTCCGGATGCCGGTGACGGTTATGACATCCTGCAAGGCTGTGTCGTGGTTCTGGGCAAAGGCAGGTGTGAGAAAAGCAGACAGGGCCAGCGCGCTGACGCTGGCAAGGTGAATTGAAGACATGGATAGCTCCGCAATAGCGCGCACGGCCTCATCGGGCCGGCGTGCCGAAATCAGATTTTGGTCGGGAAAGGCTTAGATAGAGGCGCGTAAACCGGCCGGCGGAGCTCTCGCTTGCGGATTCAGACGCGCTGTCGTGACAATCGTATCGGTTCTGGCCGGGTATTGCGGCGCGTGAAAAGTGGAGGGGGCGGCAAGTGACCCGAGCGGTGTCGCATACAGCGCCGCCATTTGCGTCACGCTGAAGGGGCAATCCTGAGCCGCTACCGGGTCGGGGCGGTCATCAGCCGTCAGATCAATTTCGATGACGTGCCGTTCGATGGCGGAACACACCACGACCGATATGCGTCCGTCCTCGCCAAACACCGGCATATAGCCAGCGGGCAGGGCGGCGCGCGTCCCCATTGCCATGAAGGCAAGGGACATGAATAGCGCCGCCAGAGGTGCCCGAGAAGAAGACATGCGTCTCAACATGATTTCCGGGTAGGTCATTTGGGATGTCGGGACAATGCGACACTTGGGCAGCTTTGCAGTTGGCAGGCGCGCCATTCTGGCTAGGTTTCTTCCATGCCCCACCGCGCCATTCATGCCCGTTTTATCGACACCGCCCGCGAGCTCGGCCCGGAGCTCACCGCCGCAATCGAGCGTGCGGGTCCGATCGAATTGTCATCCCGAGCTGACCTGCCCTTTGCCGACTATCTCTGCCGCGCCATCACCGGCCAGCAATTATCGGTGAAGGCAGCCAAGACCATCTGGGGCCGGGTGGAAGACAGCGCCGCCGGCAAACCGCTCGCCGAGCATTTCTGTGAGGCGAATACCGATCTGCTCCGCTCCTGCGGCCTGTCTGGGGCCAAGACAAAAACCGTCTGCGCGATTGCCGACCTCGCCCGGCGCGGCGAGCTGAAAGACGATCACCTGCGCGAAATGAGCGCCGCGGATCGCACCACCCACATCACCGCCATCTGGGGCGTGGGACAGTGGACGGCAGACATGATGAACATGTTCTACTTCGGTGAGCCCGATATCTGGCCGGAAGGCGATGTCGCCGCGCGCAAAGCCCTCGAACGCCTGACCAGCCCGCGCCGCAAGACCCTCCGCACGGCGGCGCGCTTTGCGCCGCACCGGTCATATCTCGCGCTCTATATGTGGCGTCATGCCGATGCCCCGCCGGTCTAGATTTCCGTCACAATCCTGACGCGATGTGTGGTAGGCTGAGAATATGAAGACCTCTGCCGCAATCCTCGCTTTGGTCATGGGCGCTGCGCCGTCCTGGGCGTGCTCACCGATGTACGGCACAACGGAAGGCGAAATTTTCCACTGGAGCGTCATTTTTGATGGCACTGTGGCAATAGTCGCTGATCAAATTCCGAGAGACAG
Proteins encoded in this window:
- a CDS encoding thioesterase family protein, encoding MVMIKAKTFDGWDLPSPFIHRITATAADEDEFGHVNNARYLTWGDETAWAHWDFDVPEHPRSEFVRYEHGMAIVRSECDYLGHCHAGDDLDCAVWITKSDGRLRAERRYQFRRADSGQTIFRARMDLVCFKLGTGRPTRMSPALVKHYRVSPDIADALMTESLGKRD
- a CDS encoding M28 family peptidase, which produces MNTFARLAAASLFALIPATACAQSADEDFVPDIPSENIEAHIRFLAHDALAGRAAGSDGYDIAANYVASQYRLIGLEPAGDNGGYFAEVPMQVMTPVASGGTLVIGEGDDAVALQNGFDLIIAGHPVLDEASITAEVVFVGYGLSLPHHGYDDYEGVDVEGRIVAYFGGAPDIMPSDERSHQQRTSTKRETAARHGAIGYIQLSGTAAEQYARFAERAVSGSSIALAPVGAEPAYSDLQVGAGVALEGAQALFANSGTTFEDVADRLQAGEPASMPLNITVTMTQETTRDLFVDNNVVGMIPGSDPELADEIVVLTAHLDHIGVTDAEGVSTTGCRSNNEEDRICNGAVDNASGSAIMLETARTFMQSEAPRRSLLFVALAAEEQGLLGSEYFAFHPTVPADAMVANVNLDMPVIVYEFSDVVAFGAERSSLGPITQRAAARMGIEVSPDPLPEQNLFIRSDHYNFVRRGIPSVFLMTGFSSPDPRWDEGEGFMGFLNTHYHRQSDEPDSDEEMVILYEQGAKFANINFLIAREIANNDTAPTWNEGDFFGDFYGADR
- the radC gene encoding DNA repair protein RadC, translating into MADKAATPHHAGHRDRLRARFARAGGDALADYELLELFLFRSIPQKDIKPLAKDLIAKFGDLGGVTAASIEKLCEVKGVGEATAIDLKLLHAASARMALEGALDKPVISSWSSLITYCRTAMQHEPVEQFRVLFLDKKNRLMADEVISKGTVDQAPVYPREVVKRALAVEASAIILVHNHPSGDVTPSAADVEITKTIVDASKPFNIVVHDHLIIGRQTTASFKSLGLL
- a CDS encoding TonB-dependent receptor yields the protein MSSIHLASVSALALSAFLTPAFAQNHDTALQDVITVTGIRTPTEVDAIEPNMEPDTGPDAAALAARLPGAALIGNGALSGQVQYRGLFGSRLNIRIDGQNFASGGPNLMDPPLHYAPAPLLAAIEVDRGISPVSDGPGLAGGVNAVLKRVDFASADEAFRLRYDLTAGGRSADASHSAGGIIGTSSDTWRMHILFSNEEGNDVDYPGGTIGGSEHQRTVYGAGLGWQSNGHEFGLDLRRQETGATGNPPFAMDIRYFNTDFARSFYAFPAGDMTLRLEAGYTAVDHAMNNFDLRPAPPAMQQRETYANSESRTLSLDAVWPQAAAEWRFGIDHQDDDHATRITNPNAAGFFLDSFPAVEMQRTGAFVEWRGEVSGWDAELGLRTDLHNANAGLARTGPMVPAMPGMLANAFNASDRDIDDQTLDLAARFWRQEGNVTWRITLARKTRVAGYVERFAWLPTPASGGLADGNTYVGDLNLNPEIAYIVEAGFDWSRDGAYFRPTAFVRHVDDYIQGVPFDATPGVIDTPVEMVSNMNGDPTPLRFANVDARLYGLDFDFGYAIDQNWRLEGVFSYVRGERRDIDDNLYRIAPTSLRMALTREAVNWSAGLETLAVAEQDDVSVTNSEASTEGYVIFGVSGDWQIREGATLLAGVSNLLDHRYERHLAGYNRNAGSDVAAGTRLPGEGRSLWLRLHFQR
- a CDS encoding molybdopterin-binding protein, with translation MMSDTKQVRAAVLLIGDELLSGRTRDINLSEIAKFLSPLGVSVAECRIVPDEPDEMVAAINHLRAKYDYVFTTGGIGPTHDDITADAIGAAFGQTVDVRADAFAIIEEWYEKSKTPLTESRKRMARVPADAVLIRNPVTGAPGFQTGNVFTLAGVPKIARAMLEDVAHRIEGGAVTHSRTVATGGLREGDLADGLRVLADDYPDVSIGSYPYFFEGPDGEIRRGTNLVARATDQDRLDEVVEKLADLSRSVGGKPVIDPPDAK
- a CDS encoding DNA-3-methyladenine glycosylase; the protein is MPHRAIHARFIDTARELGPELTAAIERAGPIELSSRADLPFADYLCRAITGQQLSVKAAKTIWGRVEDSAAGKPLAEHFCEANTDLLRSCGLSGAKTKTVCAIADLARRGELKDDHLREMSAADRTTHITAIWGVGQWTADMMNMFYFGEPDIWPEGDVAARKALERLTSPRRKTLRTAARFAPHRSYLALYMWRHADAPPV
- the map gene encoding type I methionyl aminopeptidase; translated protein: MNLAYDVQSDSANESSRDGRIKLHGADGFAGMRKAGHAAAATLDHIIPMVQPGVSTEEIDDAVRNFMFAQGGVPATLGYRGYTKSSCTSINHVICHGIPGPKPLKDGDIVNIDVTILLDGWHGDTSRMFIVGEPRRKAERLIEVTYEAMIAGIAEVKPGATLGDVGAAIQEIAEANRCSVVQDFCGHGIGRLFHDSPNVLHYGRRGEGVELKPGMFFTIEPMLNLGRPDAKVLSDGWTAVTRDRSLSAQFEHSVGVTEDGVEIFTASPAGLDCPPYPS
- a CDS encoding VWA domain-containing protein — protein: MTKKLLLTTVAGAFAFAAMQAAPVSAVTAQDDDARPVDIFAQCPTLVANRGYGSNERGRGGYRPQPTYGSVPPPPPPPPAPPPPPPAMVMQEAEADQVVVTGSRIARDGAAASAPATYGMVGPQTRPQPLPGDIDRERYSDVERNDVVLVSEEPVSTFSVDVDTASYAVVRDYLTDGNMPPRDAVRIEEMVNYFDYSYDLPEDRDAPFAANVTVLPNPWNENTQLMHIGVQGYDIPREERPRANLVLLVDVSGSMGSPDKLPLAIQGMQMLVENLDDDDTVSIVVYAGAAGAILEPTRGSDRHCINAALGMLEAGGSTAGGEGLRLAYDFAREHFDEDAVNRVMLLTDGDFNVGITSDERLEDFVTRERESGVYLSVMGFGRGNYNDQLMQTLAQNGNGIAAYIDTEREARRFFVEEASSALFPIANDVKLQIEFNPALVAEYRLIGYETRMLNREDFNNDEVDAGEIGSGHSVTAIYEITAPDSPALLNEPLRYAEGVESETEFSNEYGFFRVRYKMPGEDESRLIEFPITTANEADGVDEISDDVGFSIAVAGFAQLLRGDEYIADEAFDYARVARLADRFLGEDEFGYRAEFVSLAEAADRADSQAPLKPGAQGPAR